Genomic segment of Glutamicibacter sp. JL.03c:
AAGAACTTCATCGAGGTTTGCGAAGAGCTGGCAGTAGAAGACGAGAAGGTCTTCGAACAGCTCTTCACCACCCTTGGCCTTTCCGTTGACTGGCGCATGACCTACCGGACCATCGATGACAACTCCCGTGCAGCTTCGCAGCGTGCTTTCCTGGACAATCTGGCCAAGGGCGATGCCTACATGGCCGAAGCCCCGACGCTGTGGGACGTGACCTTCCGCACCGCCGTTGCCCAGGCCGAGTTGGAAGACCGCGAGATGCCAGGCGCTTTCTACCGCTATGGTTTTGACGCCGAAAATGGCGAGCAGGTTTTCATCGAAACCACTCGCCCGGAACTGCTGGCTGCTTGCGCCGCCTTGGTAGCTCACCCGGACGACGAGCGTTACCAGCACTTGTTCGGCAAGACCGTCACCTCACCGATCTTCGGTGTTCCCGTCACGGTCTACCCGCACCCATTGGCCCAGGCCGATAAAGGCTCTGGCATCGCCATGGTTTGCACCTTCGGCGATCTGACCGACGTCACCTGGTGGCGCGAACTGCAGCTGCCGACCCGCGCGATCATCGGTCGCGACGGCCGAATCCTCGCTGAGACCCCAGAGTGGATCACGACCGAGGCAGGCCAGGAAGCCTACGCACAGATTTCAGGCAAGACCGTATTCTCCGCCAAGGAAACCATGGTGGATCTGCTCTCCGAGGCTGGATTGCTCGATGGCGAGCCGAAGAAGATCTCCCGTCCGGTGAACTTCTTCGAAAAGGGCGACAAGCCGCTGGAAATCGTTACCTCCCGCCAGTGGTACATCCGCAATGGTGGCCGCGATGAAGAGCGACGCGACCAGATGATTGCTCGCGGCAAGGAAATCGACTTCCACCCATCGTTCATGCGTTCGCGCTACGAGAACTGGGTATCGGGCCTGAACGGCGACTGGCTGGTTTCCCGCCAGCGCTTCTTCGGCGTGCCCGTACCGGTCTGGTACGAGGTTGATGAACATGGCGAGCCAAACTATGACGCACCGATCCTTCCGGCGATCGAGCAGCTTCCGGTCGATCCGGCCGCCGACGCTCCATCCGGCTACACCGAGGACCAACGTGGCACTGCCAATGGCTTCATTGGCGATGCCGACGTTTTGGATACCTGGGCCACCAGCTCGCTGACTCCGCAGATCGTCGGCCGTTGGGGTCGGGATAACGAGTTCTTCTCGAAGGTCTACCCATTCGACCTTCGCCCCCAGGGCCACGACATCATCCGCACCTGGCTGTTCTCCACCGCGGTCCGTGCAGATTCCTTGCACGATAACGCACCTTGGAAGCATGCTGCGATTTCGGGCTGGATCCTTGATCCGGATCGCAAGAAGATGTCAAAGTCCAAGGGCAACGTCGTCGTGCCAAACGAGGTTCTGGACAAGTTCGGTGCAGATGCTGTGCGCTATTGGGCTGCCAGCGCAAAGCTCGGCGCTGATACGGCGTATGAAGTGAACCAGATGAAGATCGGCCGCCGCCTGGCCATCAAGATCTTGAACGCCTCGAAGTTCGTGCTGAATCTGGGGGCGACCGATGCCAACGTCCTCACCGACGACGCGGCAGTTGTCACCAACGGCTTGGACCGTTCGTTGTTGGCACGCCTGTCGACCGTGATCGAAGACGCCAAGCGCGCCTTCGATAACTACGACTACGCTCGCGCCTTGGATATCACCGAGTCCTTCTTCTGGTCATTTACCGATGACTACGTGGAGCTGGTCAAGGACCGCGCCTACGGCGGTCACGGAGAAACCGAGCAGGCCAGCGTTCTGGCCACCTTGGCAACTACCTTGGATTCGGTGCTGCGTTTGTTCGCACCGTTCCTGCCTTTTGCTACCGAAGAG
This window contains:
- the valS gene encoding valine--tRNA ligase — encoded protein: MAEENLGTDTPATVSVPDKPALEGLEERLSSRWRTEGTYHFNEDTTREAVYSIDTPPPTASGSLHVGHMFSYTQTDVLARYQRMNGKNVFYPLGWDDNGLPTERRVQNYFGVRCDPSKPYIEGYRPPEKPAKNQRDWDVISRKNFIEVCEELAVEDEKVFEQLFTTLGLSVDWRMTYRTIDDNSRAASQRAFLDNLAKGDAYMAEAPTLWDVTFRTAVAQAELEDREMPGAFYRYGFDAENGEQVFIETTRPELLAACAALVAHPDDERYQHLFGKTVTSPIFGVPVTVYPHPLAQADKGSGIAMVCTFGDLTDVTWWRELQLPTRAIIGRDGRILAETPEWITTEAGQEAYAQISGKTVFSAKETMVDLLSEAGLLDGEPKKISRPVNFFEKGDKPLEIVTSRQWYIRNGGRDEERRDQMIARGKEIDFHPSFMRSRYENWVSGLNGDWLVSRQRFFGVPVPVWYEVDEHGEPNYDAPILPAIEQLPVDPAADAPSGYTEDQRGTANGFIGDADVLDTWATSSLTPQIVGRWGRDNEFFSKVYPFDLRPQGHDIIRTWLFSTAVRADSLHDNAPWKHAAISGWILDPDRKKMSKSKGNVVVPNEVLDKFGADAVRYWAASAKLGADTAYEVNQMKIGRRLAIKILNASKFVLNLGATDANVLTDDAAVVTNGLDRSLLARLSTVIEDAKRAFDNYDYARALDITESFFWSFTDDYVELVKDRAYGGHGETEQASVLATLATTLDSVLRLFAPFLPFATEEVWGWWRTGSVHLTSWPSADHVAAAVEGADPEVLPLVGVALSGIRKAKSDAKVKQRTEVLSGEIHASAAQVAQLCAGFEDLKSAANARELTLVEAEGELAVTNVELAPTEEA